Proteins encoded together in one Oenanthe melanoleuca isolate GR-GAL-2019-014 chromosome 7, OMel1.0, whole genome shotgun sequence window:
- the LOC130255472 gene encoding sodium channel protein type 2 subunit alpha-like isoform X1 has protein sequence MARAMLVPPGPDSFFYFTEESLAAIEKRIADEKFHCHPEEPTDDAGHEENSPEPNNDLEAGKTLPFIYGDIPPGMVSEPLEDLDPYYINKKTFIVLDGAKTIHRFSATPALYLLSPFNITRRLAIKILVHSYPFQVVIMLTILANCVFMTWRNLPEWAKNVEYTFTGIYTFEFLVKVFARGFCINDFTCLRDPWNWLDFVVISFAYVTEFVDLGNVSALRTFRVLRVLKTVSVIPGLKTIVGALIQSVKKLSDVMILTVFCLSVFALIGLQLFMGNLKNKCLFWPSVNSTAFKKYVVPYFNGTEFDWTAYINEESHFYRPGGAKDFLLCGNSTDAGKCPEEFICVKAGKNPNYGYTSFDTFSWAFLSLFRLMTQDYWENLYQLTLRAVGKSYMIFFVVVIFLGSFYLINLILAVVAMAYEEQNQATIVEAEQREADIKLTLEQLRKQQEEAQAIAAAAVEMTEYSCESGNAAPSDSSSDASKLSSKSAKERRNRRKKRRQRELSGEEDDMKDEKLPKSESDGSIKRKSFRFSFDGNRLTYGKPFTSPHQSSLSVHGSLFSPRPSSRTSLFSFIDDGREKGSENDFADDEHSMFEDTSSRRGSLFVPRRHGERRSSNISQASRSSRRLIAFPVNGKMHSSVDCNGVVSLVDGPPGLLSPTGQLLPEVIIDKPATDGNSTTTEIETKNRRTSSYQIPMELLEDPDLRERAMSLADVITNRMEELEGSRKKCPPCWDKFAHTFLIWACCEPWLKVKSVVEFIVMDPFVDLAVTVCIVLNTLFMAMEHYPMTDQFAAVLTIGNLVFTGIFAAEMVLKIIAMHPFNYFQVGWNIFDSFIVTLSLVELFLSNVDGLSVLRSFRLLRVFKLAKSWPTLNMLIKIIGNSVGALGNLTLVLAIIVFIFAVVGMQLFGKRYKECVCKISSDCELPRWHMHDFFHSFLIVFRVLCGEWIETMWDCMEVADQAMCLIVFMMVMVIGNLVVLNLFLALLLSSFSSDNLTATDNDNEMNNLQIAVARIQKGIDHVKKKAGECVRKSCLGKQAAVNQRTATDQLRDERKYGISNCTTTELMIDANYGKNENGMATLIGGNDYASFINNPSLTVTVPIAVGESDFEHLNTEEFSSDSDLDESKEKVDFSSSSEGSTVNLAVFGEEKSETESEKASELQACFTEGCVQKFKCCKGNRDSTQGRIWWNLRKTCYKIVEHNWFESFIVFMILLSSGALAFEDIYIEKHKTVKILLDYADKIFTYVFILEMVLKWVAYGFQTYFTNAWCWLDFLIVDVSLVSLVATALGFSEFGAIKSLRTLRALRPLRALSRFEGMRVVVNALTGAIPSIMNVLLVCLTFWLIFSIMGVNLFAGKFYHCVNTTNDEMFTPQQVSNRSMCEDMSRSTGGVRWRNVKVNFDNVAIGYLSLLQVATFKGWMEIMYAAVDSTEAEKQPKYEDNLYMYLYFVAFIVFGSFFTLNLFIGVIIDNFNQQKKKLGGQDIFMTEEQKKYYNAMKKLGSKKPQKPIPRPVNKLQGLMFDIVTQQAFDITVMVLICLNMITMMIETDDQTELMQNILYWINLVFVVIFTGECVFKIFSLRYYYFTIGWNIFDFVVVILSIIGMFLAEVIEKYFVSPTLFRVVRLARIGRILRLIKGAKGIRTLLFALMMSLPALFNIGLLLFLVMFIYAIFGMSNFAYVKKEDGIDDMFNFETFGNSMICLFQITTSAGWNNLLNPILNSGEPDCNPNKTHPGSSVKGDCGNPSVGIFFFVSYIIISFLVVVNMYIAVILENFSVATEESAEPLGEDDFEMFYEVWEKYDPGATQFIEYSKLSDFAASLDPPLHIPKPNKVELIAMDLPVVSGDRIHCLDILFAFTKRVLGESGEMDALRIQMEDRFMASNPSKASYEPITTTLKRKQEEISATIIQRAYRRHLLRQSVKKLSFMYQKDGGDQLIKKDMIVGKLSENSSPEKMDMSASTTAPPSYDSVTKPEKEKYEDDKSEKEDKGKDRRGKKK, from the exons acatttatAGTACTGGATGGAGCGAAGACAATCCACAGGTTCAGTGCCACACCTGCCTTGTACCTTTTATCTCCTTTCAATATCACTAGAAGACTAGCTATTAAGATTTTGGTTCATTCATATCCTTTTCAAGTG GTCATTATGCTCACTATTTTGGCAAATTGTGTATTTATGACATGGAGGAATCTCCCAGAATGGGCGAAGAATGTAGA GTACACTTTCACTGGAATTTATACTTTTGAATTTCTAGTAAAAGTCTTTGCAAGAGGCTTCTGTATAAATGATTTTACTTGCCTTCGTGACCCCTGGAACTGGCTTGATTTTGTTGTCATTTCCTTTGC ATATGTGACAGAGTTTGTGGACCTGGGCAATGTCTCAGCGTTGAGAACATTCAGAGTTCTCCGAGTTTTGAAAACAGTGTCAGTCATTCCAG GCTTGAAGACTATTGTTGGAGCCTTAATTCAGTCAGTGAAGAAGCTCTCGGATGTGATGATCCTGACTGTGTTTTGCCTGAGCGTATTTGCGCTGATAGGGCTGCAGCTGTTTATGGGCAACTTGAAGAATAAATGCCTGTTCTGGCCATCAGTAAATtcaacagcttttaaaaaatacgTAGTTCCATACTTTAATGGTACAGAATTTGATTGGACAGCGTACATTAATGAAGAAA gtcATTTCTATCGTCCAGGAGGAGCAAaggattttttgctttgtggCAATAGCACAGATGCAGG TAAATGCCCAGAAGAGTTTATCTGTGTGAAAGCTGGTAAAAACCCTAACTATGGATATACTAGCTTTGACACATTCAGCTGGGCTTTCTTGTCACTGTTCCGACTGATGACACAGGACTATTGGGAAAATCTTTATCAGTTG ACACTACGAGCTGTTGGCAAATCATACATGATATTTTTTGTTGTGGTGATTTTTCTGGGTTCCTTCTATTTGATTAACTTGATTTTGGCTGTGGTGGCCATGGCCTATGAAGAGCAAAACCAGGCAACTATTGttgaagcagagcagagggaggcagaCATTAAGCTGACACTTGAACAACTGCGGAAGCAGCAAGAAGAAGCTCAG GCAATAGCAGCAGCTGCAGTAGAGATGACTGAGTACAGCTGTGAAAGTGGGAATGCTGCACCCTCAGATAGTTCTTCAGATGCATCCAAACTTAGCTCAAAAAGTgccaaagaaaggagaaatagaaggaagaaaagaaggcaGAGAGAGCTCTCTGGAGAAGAGGATGACATGAAGGATGAAAAGCTTCCAAAATCTGAATCAGATGGCAGTATCAAAAGGAAAAGTTTCCGTTTTTCTTTTGATGGGAACAGACTAACTTATGGGAAGCCATTTACATCACCTCACCAG TCTTCGCTGAGTGTTCATGGCTCCCTGTTTTCTCCCAGGCCTAGTAGCAGAACAAGTCTTTTCAGTTTTATAGACGATGGAAGAGAGAAAGGGTCTGAGAATGACTTTGCTGACGATGAGCACAGCATGTTTGAGGATACCTCGAGCAGAAGAGGCTCTCTGTTTGTGCCGCGCAGGCACGGCGAACGGCGCAGCAGTAACATTAGCCAGGCCAGTAGGTCATCCAGAAGGCTGATAGCCTTCCCAGTGAATGGGAAGATGCACAGCTCTGTGGATTGCAATGGAGTGGTTTCCTTGGTGGATGGACCGCCAGGCCTGTTGTCTCCTACTGGACAGCTTCTGCCAGAGGTGATAATAGATAAACCAGCGACTGATGGCAAT agcaCTAccacagaaatagaaacaaaaaacagacGTACAAGTTCGTATCAAATACCAATGGAGTTGCTGGAGGATCCTGATTTAAGGGAAAGGGCCATGAGTCTAGCTGATGTTATCACAAATAGAATGGAAG aacTTGAAGGATCCAGAAAAAAATGTCCACCTTGCTGGGATAAGTTTGCCCACACTTTCTTAATTTGGGCGTGTTGTGAGCCCTGGTTGAAAGTAAAGAGTGTAGTTGAATTCATTGTAATGGATCCATTTGTCGATCTGGCTGTCACTGTTTGCATAGTTTTAAACACACTATTTATGGCCATGGAACATTATCCAATGACTGATCAATTTGCTGCTGTACTTACAATAGGAAATCTG gtttttaCTGGAatttttgcagcagaaatggTTCTCAAGATAATTGCCATGCAtccttttaattatttccaAGTTGGCTGGAATATTTTTGATAGTTTTATAGTTACTCTTAGTTTGGTGGAACTCTTTTTGTCAAACGTGGATGGATTATCCGTTCTCCGATCATTCCGACTG ttgcGAGTTTTCAAATTGGCAAAATCTTGGCCAACCCTAAATATGCTGATTAAGATTATTGGCAACTCAGTGGGGGCTCTGGGGAACCTGACCCTGGTGCTGGCCATCATTGTGTTCATTTTCGCTGTGGTTGGGATGCAGCTGTTTGGGAAAAGGTACAAGGAATGTGTCTGCAAGATCTCCAGTGACTGTGAACTTCCTCGCTGGCACATGCACGACTTTTTCCACTCTTTCCTGATTGTATTCCGAGTGCTGTGTGGAGAATGGATAGAAACAATGTGGGACTGCATGGAGGTTGCAGACCAAGCCATGTGCCTTATTGTTTTCATGATGGTCATGGTGATTGGAAACCTAGTG gtaTTGAATCTTTTTCTGGCCTTGTTGCTGAGCTCGTTTAGTTCAGACAACCTTACTGCTACAGACAATGATAATGAAATGAACAACTTGCAGATTGCTGTTGCAAGAATTCAGAAGGGAATAGATcatgtgaagaaaaaagcagGTGAATGTGTCCGAAAGTCTTGTTTGGGAAAACAAGCTGCTGTAAATCAAAGAACAGCAACAGATCAGTTGCGTGATGAGAGAAAGTATGGCATTTCCAACTGTACCACCACTGAACTAATGATAGATGcaaattatggaaaaaatgaaaatggaatgGCCACTCTTATAGGTGGAAATGATTATGCATCATTCATAAACAACCCAAGCCTTACTGTTACAGTACCAATAGCTGTTGGAGAATCTGATTTTGAGCATCTGAATACAGAAGAGTTTAGCAGTGACTCAGATTTGGATGAAAGCAAGGAg aaggtAGATTTTTCCAGCTCGTCAGAAGGAAGTACAGTTAATTTAGCTGtctttggagaagaaaaaagtgaaactGAATCAGAAAAAGCATCAGAGCTACAGGCATGCTTTACAGAAG GCTGTGTACAGAAGTTTAAATGCTGTAAAGGCAATAGGGACAGCACACAAGGAAGAATCTGGTGGAATCTTCGGAAAACCTGTTACAAGATAGTAGAGCACAACTGGTTTGAATCATTCATTGTCTTCATGATTCTTCTCAGCAGTGGTGCTCTG GCTTTTGAAGATATATATATTGAAAAGCACAAGACTGTAAAAATCCTGCTGGACTATGCTGATAAAATCTTTACTTATGTCTTTATTCTGGAAATGGTGCTAAAATGGGTTGCCTATGGTTTTCAGACTTACTTCACTAATGCTTGGTGCTGGCTGGACTTCCTGATTGTCGAT GTCTCGTTGGTTAGCTTAGTAGCTACTGCTCTTGGTTTCTCAGAATTTGGTGCAATTAAATCCCTCCGAACATTAAGAGCTTTGAGACCTCTAAGAGCTTTGTCACGTTTTGAAGGCATGAgg GTGGTTGTGAATGCTCTTACTGGAGCAATCCCATCCATCATGAACGTACTTCTGGTTTGTCTTACATTCTGGCTAATTTTCAGCATCATGGGAGTAAATCTGTTTGCTGGCAAGTTCTATCACTGTGTTAACACCACAAATGATGAGATGTTCACACCACAGCAAGTCAGTAATAGAAGTATGTGTGAAGATATGAGCAGGAGTACTGGAGGTGTTCGGTGGAGAAATGTGAAAGTAAACTTTGATAATGTTGCAATTGGTTACCTTTCTCTGCTTCAAGTG GCAACCTTTAAAGGATGGATGGAAATTATGTACGCTGCAGTTGATTCTACAGAA GCAGAGAAACAGCCCAAGTATGAAGACAACCTGTACATGTACCTATACTTTGTGGCCTTTATAGTCTTTGGATCATTTTTCACCCTAAACTTATTCATTGGTGTCATCATAGATAACTtcaaccaacaaaaaaagaag CTTGGAGGTCAAGATATTTTCATgacagaagaacaaaagaaatactACAATGCAATGAAGAAGCTGGGATCCAAGAAACCACAAAAACCTATACCTCGGCCAGTG AACAAATTGCAAGGTCTGATGTTTGATATTGTAACACAGCAAGCATTTGACATCACTGTTATGGTTCTAATCTGTCTTAACATGATCACAATGATGATAGAAACAGATGACCAGACTGAACtgatgcaaaatattttgtattggATTAACTTGGTCTTTGTTGTCATTTTCACTGGTGAATGtgtcttcaaaatattttcactccGTTATTATTACTTCACCATTGGCTGgaatatttttgattttgtgGTTGTTATTCTTTCAATAATAG GTATGTTTCTAGCTGAGGTGATTGAGAAGTACTTTGTATCACCCACTTTGTTCAGAGTTGTTCGACTTGCCAGAATTGGTCGAATCCTGCGCCTCATTAAAGGCGCCAAGGGAATCCGCactctgctttttgctttgaTGATGTCTCTTCCTGCTTTGTTCAACAttgggctgctgctcttcctggtCATGTTCATCTACGCAATATTTGGCATGTCCAACTTTGCCTATGTCAAGAAAGAAGATGGGATTGATGACATGTTCAACTTTGAAACATTTGGCAACAGCATGATCTGCCTGTTTCAGATCACCACGTCCGCTGGCTGGAATAATTTGCTCAACCCAATTCTGAACAGTGGGGAGCCAGACTGTAACCCTAACAAAACTCATCCAGGGAGCTCTGTGAAAGGTGACTGTGGTAACCCTTCtgttgggattttcttttttgtcagcTACATTATCATATCCTTTCTGGTAGTGGTGAACATGTACATTGCTGTGATTTTGGAGAACTTCAGTGTTGCTACTGAAGAAAGCGCTGAACCCTTGGGCGAGGATGACTTTGAGATGTTCTACGAGGTTTGGGAAAAATATGATCCTGGTGCAACACAATTCATAGAATACAGCAAACTGTCTGATTTTGCAGCTTCTCTAGATCCTCCTCTTCATataccaaaaccaaacaaagtcGAGCTTATTGCAATGGATCTACCTGTGGTGAGCGGTGACAGAATTCACTGCCTTGACATCTTGTTTGCTTTCACAAAGCGTGTGTTAGGGGAAAGTGGGGAGATGGACGCTCTCAGAATACAGATGGAAGATCGGTTTATGGCATCCAACCCTTCTAAAGCTTCCTATGAACCAATTACAACCACACTGAAACGAAAGCAGGAGGAAATTTCTGCCACTATCATTCAGCGTGCTTACAGACGTCATCTTCTAAGACAGTCGGTAAAGAAACTTTCATTTATGTATCAGAAAGATGGGGGTGATCAGCTTATCAAAAAAGATATGATTGTTGGTAAGCTGAGTGAAAACTCATCTCCAGAGAAAATGGATATGTCTGCATCCACCACAGCTCCGCCTTCCTATGATAGTGTCACgaaaccagaaaaagaaaaatatgaagatgACAAAtcagaaaaggaagacaaaggaaaagacagaagaggaaagaaaaagtaa